The Deltaproteobacteria bacterium genomic interval CGAGCTCGGCGCGAAGCTCTTCGAGCGGACCCCCGACGGGTTCGTGCTCACCGACGCGGGCGAGAGCATCCGCGCCGCCGCGGAGCAAATGGAGCAGTCCGCCCTCGCCGTCGAGCAGCGGGCGCTCGGCGCTGACCGCCGCCTGTCGGGCACCGTGCGCATCGCCGCAGCCGAATCGGCTGGCCACGCGGTGGTCCTCCCGGCCATGCGCGAGCTGCACCGGCGCCACCCGGAGATCCGGCTGCACTTGCAGACGGGACTTGCGCGCCTGGACATCGCGCGGCGGGAGGCGGACCTGGCGCTCCGCTTCACGTCACCCGAATCCGGCGATCTGCGCTTCCGCCGGCTGACGGCGATCGGGTTCGCACTCTACGCGTCCGCGGATTACCTCGCGCGGCACCGCCCGCCCGCGCCTGGAGCAGGGTTCGCCGGGCACGACGCGGTCCTCTTCGAGGAAGGCTTCCGCGGGGCGCCGGCATTTGCGTCGCTCACTCAC includes:
- a CDS encoding LysR family transcriptional regulator, yielding MPPRGSAGIDACATRRVASPAHVNHAILHGMADWDAVRFFLELARAKTLARAARRLRVDYTTVGRRVSAFERELGAKLFERTPDGFVLTDAGESIRAAAEQMEQSALAVEQRALGADRRLSGTVRIAAAESAGHAVVLPAMRELHRRHPEIRLHLQTGLARLDIARREADLALRFTSPESGDLRFRRLTAIGFALYASADYLARHRPPAPGAGFAGHDAVLFEEGFRGAPAFASLTHSLRDARAAVRANSMLSLVEAVANGLGVGALTCCLGDTDPRLRRVFPDLPVERVDLWLVVHADVQRTGRIRALIAALEARCREAAAVLRG